The following are from one region of the Molothrus aeneus isolate 106 chromosome 7, BPBGC_Maene_1.0, whole genome shotgun sequence genome:
- the ZRANB3 gene encoding DNA annealing helicase and endonuclease ZRANB3 — translation MASALQETPSVKASQLEDVDAKLSFLPERLRKKLLPFQEKGIIFALQRSGRCMIADEMGLGKTIQAIAISYYYKNEWPLLIVVPSSLRYPWVDEMEKWIPELSPDDISIIQNKTDIGGISTSKVTILGYGLLTSDAQTLVDTLYRQKFKVVVIDESHYMKSRNATRSKILLPIVQKALRAVLLTGTPALGRPEELFMQVEALFPRRFGTWNEYAKKYCDARVRFFGKRRQWDCRGASNLEELHQLLSEIMIRRLKNDVLTQLPPKVRQRIPFDLPQAAAKNLNATFAEWEKLMRSLRSDATESHFSEVMNLITRMYKETAIAKAGAVKDYIKMMLDNDKMKFLVFAHHLSMLQACTEAVIESKARYIRIDGSVPSAERIHLVNQFQKDPETRVAILSIQAAGQGLTFTAATHVVFAELYWDPGHIKQAEDRAHRIGQCSSVNIHFLIARGTMDTLMWAMLNRKAKVTGSTLNGKKEKMQAEEGDKDKWDFLSFAETWTPNESLEDPQNELLFTHFEKDRQHDIRSFFSPKSSTEKKRKRFSGDELLYNDSESSAVTKEEGAEKSNENLDSTRISEVEAICDEDAYEHEAKRAKSRSGLTPVSSSNKKKTPLNGKKPSLFSEKNSELRPCGLNTSSESTDLNIVWHCSACTYTNSALLPYCEMCHCPQGRDGERNGEAPRSQTEEEEPRRDGERAEGSAEGRRGNLGELGAHKSLEIREQEIVGTEKEESEKGCGEDKSDTFQIYDGLMFCASRNTDRIHLYTKDGEPLNHNFIPLDIQLDNWEDLPETFQNKKNRALILRFVKEWTHLTAMKQKIVRKSGQIFCSPIHAAEELSKKQSVGSSTKRYVTREDVAAASLSKASSSGGSVRLISKEMGTALDKGASPKPSTKLLPETGNDPSALPPGQTDARGSCLSRGYLQALDKQGTPLCLSCQQPTAQPPPGCPAWDTRFCCHACQEDFSIRSSQGYLRSQVFQIEHGVCQACHNNAQELFLSVRDAPRSQRKQLLESSWMSHLPLGQLNEMIRSPAEGQFWQVDHIQPVYSGGGQCSLENLQTLCTACHRERTAKQAKERSQLKRKSLATKYACDITKFLVKK, via the exons GTGTATGATTGCTGATGAG atGGGGCTAGGAAAAACAATTCAAGCAATTGCCATTTCATATTACTATAAAAATGAATGGCCTCTCCTAATTGTAGTGCCTTCCTCTCTAAGATACCCTTGGGTGGATGAGATGGAGAAGTGGATTCCAGAGCTCTCTCCAGATGACATTAGCATCATTCAGAACAAAACTGATATTGG GGGAATATCAACAAGCAAAGTAACAATTCTGGGCTATGGGCTGTTAACATCTGATGCACAGACCTTGGTAGACACTTTGTACAGGCAGAAATTTAAGGTGGTTGTGATTGATGAGTCACACTATATGAAATCCAGAAATGCCACCCGTAGCAAGATTTTACTGCCAATTGTTCAGAAAGCTCTCAGAGCTGTTCTCCTTACTGGAACTCCTGCTCTAGGAAGACCTGAAGAG CTCTTCATGCAGGTTGAGGCACTGTTTCCAAGAAGGTTTGGAACTTGGAATGAATATGCTAAAAAATACTGTGATGCTCGTGTCAG gttttttggtAAAAGAAGGCAATGGGATTGTAGAGGAGCTTCAAACTTAGAGGAGCTACATCAACTTTTAAGTGAAATAATGATCAGAAGACTGAAGAATGATGTCCTAACTCAGCTGCCTCCCAAAGTCAGGCAACGTATTCCATTTGACCTcccacaagctgcagcaaag AATCTGAATGCCACTTTTGCAGAGTGGGAGAAATTAATGAGAAGTCTGAGATCAGATGCCACTGAAAGCCACTTTTCTGAAGTCATGAATCTGATCACACGCATGTATAAGGAAACAGCCATCGCCAAG gcaggagcagtcAAGGACTACATCAAAATGATGCTTGACAATGACAAAATGAAGTTCCTTGTCTTTGCCCATCACCTGAGCATGCTGCAAGCCTGCACAGAGGCAGTGATAGAGAGCAAG GCTCGCTACATCCGCATAGATGGGAGTGTTCCCTCTGCAGAGAGGATTCACCTCGTCAATCAGTTCCAGAAGGACCCCGAGACCCGGGTTGCTATTTTGAGTATTCAGGCAGCTGGTCAG GGTTTAACATTCACTGCTGCCACTCACGTTGTGTTTGCTGAATTATATTGGGATCCAGGCCACATTAAGCAAGCAGAAGACAGAGCACACCGCATTGGGCAGTGCAGCTCAGTGAACATTCACTTCCTCATTGCCAGAGGAACCATGGACACCCTCATGTGGGCCATGCTCAACCGCAAG GCCAAAGTCACAGGCAGCACCTTGAAtggcaagaaagagaaaatgcaggCTGAAGAAGGTGATAAGgacaaatgggattttttgagTTTTGCTGAAACCTGGACCCCAAATGAAAGTCTAGAAGATCCCCAAAATGAACTTTTATTTACACAT TTTGAAAAGGACAGACAGCATGACATCCgttccttcttttcccccaaatcctccacaGAGAAGAAACGCAAAAGATTTTCTGGTGATGAATTATTATACAATGATTCAGAATCTTCTGCAGTCACAAAAGAAGAGGGTGCAGAGAAGAGCAATGAAAACCTGGATTCCACAAGGATAAGTGAGGTGGAGGCAATTTGTGATGAAGATGCTTATGAACATGAAGCCAAAAGAGCAAAGAGCAGAAGTGGATTGACCCCAGTCAGCTCcagtaataaaaagaaaacacctcTGAATGGAAAAAAGCcttctttgttttcagaaaaaaacagtgaaCTCCGTCCTTGTGGCTTAAATACTTCAAGTGAAAGTACAGATTTAAATATAGTTTGGCACTGCAGTGCTTGCACTTACACTAACAGTGCTCTGCTGCCTTACTGTGAGATGTGCCattgcccccagggcagggatg GTGAGAGAAATGGTGAAGCTCCCAGGAGCCAGACTGAGGAAGAGGAGCCcaggagagatggagagagagcagagggcagtgctgaaggcagaagaggaaatctgggggaactgggggccCACAAATCTCTTGAAATCAGAGAACAGGAAATTGTTGGcactgaaaaggaagaaagcgAAAAAGGATGTGGAGAAG ATAAATCAGACACATTCCAAATATATGATGGGCTTATGTTCTGTGCCAGCAGGAATACTGACAGAATCCACCTCTATACAAAG GATGGTGAACCACTGAATCATAATTTCATTCCACTGGACATACAGCTGGATAACTGGGAAGATTTACCAGAGACtttccagaacaaaaaaaatcgTGCATTG ATCTTGAGGTTTGTGAAAGAGTGGACTCATCTAACAGCAATGAAACAGAAGATTGTCAGAAAAAGTGGTCAGATATTCTGTAGTCCCATTcatgctgcagaggagctgtcTAAAAAGCAGTcagtgggcagcagcacaaagag GTATGTGACCAGGGAGGATGTGGCAGCAGCCTCGCTCTCCAAGGCCAGCAGCAGCGGGGGCAGCGTTCGCCTCATCTCCAAAGAAATGGGGACTGCTCTGGACAAAGGTGCTTCTCCTAAACCATCCACAAA ATTACTTCCAGAAACTGGGAATGATCCCTCAGCCCTTCCTCCAGGGCAGACTGATGCCAGGGGCTCCTGCCTGTCCCGAGGGTATCTGCAGGCCCTGGACAAGCAGGGGACCCCGCTGTgtctgagctgccagcagccaaCAGCTCAGCCCCCGCCCGGCTGCCCGGCCTGGGACACGCGCTTCTGCTGCCACGCCTGCCAGGAGGACTTCTCCATCCGCTCCAGCCAGGGCTACCTGCGCTCCCAGGTGTTCCAGATCGAGCACGGCGTGTGCCAGGCCTGCCACAACAACGCCCAGGAGCTTTTCCTCAGCGTCAGGGATGCACCCAGGAGCCAGAGGAAGCAGCTTCTGGAGAGCTCGTGGATGTCTCACCTTCCCCTTGGGCAG ctgaatGAGATGATCAGGAGCCCGGCGGAGGGGCAGTTCTGGCAGGTGGATCACATCCAGCCCGTGTACAGCGGAGGAGGACAGTGCTCCCTGGAGAACCTTCAGACCCTGTGCACAGCCTGCCACAGAGAG AGAACTGCAAAACAGGCCAAGGAAAGGAGCCAGCTGAAGAGAAAGTCTTTAGCTACAAAGTATGCCTGTGATATCACCAAATTTTTGGTGAAGAAGTAA